Proteins co-encoded in one Flavivirga eckloniae genomic window:
- a CDS encoding STING domain-containing protein yields the protein MIAEHIDLISGIIGITTAIIALYKYIKEKRKNKELEDEVRHIASTGVALGYYYNFAKDIFLILRLARLKVELYKKDGKEIDQVREFKTKDVTLRVVMPRNLEQDSIDEAINFMYSYPKADIVRLDNERNIGINYLLDETGKLVIIDFPKPLKAVRMHLLSEEEFKEIIAKGKFTQDEDIFDTPEWKKAEKDEMENFQKAIIKLIKRDDFGVPINKIEFVPIQNLNNIMQNNT from the coding sequence ATGATTGCTGAACACATAGATTTGATATCTGGTATTATTGGTATAACTACTGCCATCATTGCTTTATACAAGTATATCAAAGAGAAGCGGAAAAATAAAGAATTAGAAGATGAAGTACGTCATATAGCTTCAACTGGAGTTGCTCTTGGATACTATTACAATTTTGCCAAAGATATTTTTTTGATTTTAAGGTTGGCCAGACTTAAAGTAGAGCTATACAAAAAGGATGGTAAGGAAATAGATCAAGTACGAGAATTTAAAACCAAAGACGTAACATTAAGAGTAGTAATGCCAAGGAATTTAGAACAAGACTCTATCGATGAGGCAATTAATTTCATGTATTCTTATCCAAAGGCAGATATAGTAAGATTAGATAATGAGAGGAATATAGGAATAAATTATTTATTGGATGAGACTGGAAAATTGGTTATAATTGATTTTCCTAAACCTTTAAAAGCTGTAAGGATGCATCTTTTAAGTGAAGAAGAATTTAAAGAAATTATTGCCAAAGGTAAATTTACTCAAGATGAAGATATATTTGATACGCCTGAATGGAAGAAAGCCGAAAAAGATGAGATGGAGAACTTCCAAAAAGCAATTATCAAACTAATAAAAAGAGATGATTTTGGAGTGCCAATAAATAAAATAGAATTCGTTCCCATTCAGAATTTGAATAATATTATGCAGAACAATACATAA